A single genomic interval of uncultured Desulfobacter sp. harbors:
- a CDS encoding PBPRA1643 family SWIM/SEC-C metal-binding motif protein: MLRYYKRVDFWAKITKEHVFFLHDLAGKGYSPIKLNFPKVEKESHFIMAKLGTENKPAIVRVQNEYRAQEVASIFDKNGWKFILGIEPDKPEDISDLEKLLNPPKPVQSLKIGRNDPCPCGSGKKYKKCCG, translated from the coding sequence ATGCTCCGGTACTATAAGCGAGTTGATTTTTGGGCCAAGATCACAAAAGAGCATGTTTTTTTCTTGCATGATTTGGCAGGGAAAGGATATTCTCCAATAAAATTGAATTTTCCAAAAGTAGAAAAGGAATCTCATTTTATCATGGCAAAATTAGGAACAGAAAATAAACCGGCAATAGTACGTGTTCAAAATGAATATCGGGCTCAAGAAGTAGCCTCTATATTTGATAAAAACGGATGGAAGTTCATTTTAGGCATTGAACCGGACAAACCGGAAGATATATCGGATCTTGAAAAGTTGCTTAATCCACCCAAGCCTGTTCAATCTTTGAAGATTGGTCGTAATGATCCATGCCCTTGTGGTAGTGGGAAAAAATATAAAAAATGTTGTGGATGA
- a CDS encoding FmdE family protein has product MPELPMEKQKLFQKCVEFHGHLCPGLAFGFQAAMAGMDFLSEARALDEEIVAIVETDACGTDAIQVITGCTFGKGNFIFKDYGKTAFTFVSRNSGKGVRIAKKYAPEPLLGTRHQELMQLIRENKAGKADHDEFWDLHRAKAMKILEQAPEHLFTISGITVGMPPKAKIEPSHQCDRCKEPTMASKLTQADGRFLCQGCMADIGLQ; this is encoded by the coding sequence ATGCCGGAATTACCAATGGAAAAACAAAAATTGTTTCAAAAATGTGTTGAGTTTCATGGCCACCTGTGCCCTGGGCTTGCATTTGGATTCCAGGCGGCCATGGCCGGTATGGATTTTCTTTCAGAGGCACGGGCACTGGACGAAGAAATTGTGGCCATTGTTGAAACAGATGCCTGCGGAACTGATGCAATCCAGGTGATTACAGGATGTACCTTTGGCAAGGGTAATTTTATTTTTAAAGATTATGGTAAAACCGCATTTACCTTTGTAAGCAGAAATTCAGGAAAAGGCGTTCGCATTGCTAAAAAATACGCCCCAGAACCTCTTCTGGGGACAAGACATCAAGAACTGATGCAACTGATAAGGGAAAATAAAGCCGGCAAGGCTGATCATGATGAGTTCTGGGATCTTCACAGGGCAAAGGCCATGAAAATTCTTGAACAGGCACCTGAACATCTTTTCACCATCTCCGGGATAACGGTAGGCATGCCCCCCAAAGCAAAGATAGAGCCGTCGCATCAGTGTGACAGGTGCAAAGAACCCACCATGGCTTCTAAATTAACCCAGGCTGACGGTCGTTTTCTTTGCCAAGGCTGTATGGCAGACATTGGTTTGCAGTAG
- a CDS encoding HU family DNA-binding protein yields the protein MNKLELIQMVKDRTGLNKQEAIDLVKLFFDSFTEAMVNEERIEIRGLCSFFIKEYASYTGRNPKSGEKVQIPAKRLPFFKPGKELKERVDCQTGTTSSNK from the coding sequence ATGAACAAACTCGAACTGATTCAAATGGTTAAAGACAGAACTGGGTTGAACAAGCAGGAAGCCATTGATTTGGTAAAGCTGTTCTTTGACAGCTTCACCGAAGCTATGGTCAACGAGGAACGGATTGAGATTCGAGGCCTTTGTTCTTTTTTCATTAAGGAATATGCCAGCTACACCGGCAGAAATCCCAAATCAGGGGAAAAGGTCCAGATACCTGCCAAAAGATTGCCCTTCTTCAAACCAGGTAAAGAGTTGAAGGAGAGGGTTGATTGTCAGACTGGTACCACCAGCTCGAACAAATAA
- a CDS encoding site-specific integrase yields MTKRIKYIPSPDDIEKVLNVADPEIRDYLMAIKDTMARVNEINRLTWNDVDLENRYLVLYTRKKKGGHLTPRKVPITQRLYKILCERYTARNTDYPWVFCNTYMDWESGKEIITQFKYRSTILKTLCKRAGVRRFSFHALRHSGASILDNMNVPLGTIQKILGHENRTTTEIYLHSIGGSEVDAMSIFETATQKSHTDGA; encoded by the coding sequence ATGACCAAAAGAATAAAATATATCCCCTCACCAGATGACATTGAAAAAGTTTTGAATGTTGCAGATCCTGAAATCAGAGATTACCTGATGGCAATTAAAGACACAATGGCCCGTGTTAATGAGATCAATCGTCTCACTTGGAATGATGTCGATTTGGAAAACAGGTATTTAGTTTTATACACCAGAAAAAAGAAAGGTGGTCATTTAACACCCCGAAAAGTGCCAATAACTCAAAGGTTATATAAAATATTGTGTGAACGCTATACAGCGCGGAACACTGATTATCCTTGGGTATTCTGCAATACTTATATGGATTGGGAATCTGGAAAAGAGATAATCACACAGTTCAAATATCGTTCCACTATTTTGAAAACCTTGTGTAAAAGAGCAGGAGTAAGAAGATTTTCATTCCATGCTCTCCGTCACTCAGGCGCTTCCATTTTGGATAATATGAATGTACCCCTTGGAACAATTCAAAAAATCCTTGGCCATGAGAACCGTACAACAACTGAAATATACTTACACAGCATTGGCGGTTCTGAAGTGGATGCGATGTCGATTTTTGAAACAGCCACTCAAAAGTCTCACACAGACGGCGCTTGA
- a CDS encoding anion transporter: MTALVIFLVSYLGIAMGRIPGLAVDRVGIAILGAIAMVAFGAVSPQEAVRCIDFPTLCLLYGLMIISAQLRLGGFYTAAAEKVLKFSNRPRLFLLASMLLSAVLSALLANDIICFAMAPILAYSLKRAGLNPIPFLLGLAMSSNIGSASTLIGNPQNMLIGQVGRLSFEDFFFWAYIPSLFSLVAAFGIIAICYRKNLIIEKIETMDENDMDWPQFNRWQTGKGILAVVVLVGLYLTDIPRDLSTLSVAGSLLLSRTIKSREMMTLVDWHLITLFCALFIIIHGISLAHIPERVLEFLSQKGFELTQPVFLTGVSTVLSNFFSNVPAVMLMIPCLNKAIPEPWYILAVSSTFAGNLFLLGSIANLIVVEKASEHGVLISFKAHARIGIPVTILSLLVLIVWTWL, encoded by the coding sequence ATGACGGCACTGGTTATTTTTCTTGTGAGCTATCTGGGAATTGCCATGGGACGCATCCCCGGACTGGCTGTGGACAGGGTAGGCATTGCCATTCTGGGGGCCATCGCCATGGTTGCCTTCGGCGCGGTATCGCCTCAGGAGGCCGTGCGTTGCATTGACTTTCCAACCCTCTGCCTTTTGTATGGACTGATGATTATTTCGGCCCAGCTGCGTCTTGGCGGGTTTTACACAGCTGCCGCTGAAAAAGTCCTAAAATTTTCGAATCGCCCCCGTTTGTTTCTTCTGGCAAGCATGCTTCTTTCCGCTGTGCTGTCCGCTCTTCTTGCCAACGATATCATCTGCTTTGCCATGGCACCAATTCTGGCCTATTCTCTCAAACGGGCCGGGTTGAATCCTATTCCCTTTTTGCTGGGCCTGGCTATGTCGAGCAATATTGGTTCTGCGTCCACACTGATCGGGAATCCCCAGAATATGCTCATCGGCCAGGTGGGGCGTCTTTCCTTTGAGGACTTCTTTTTCTGGGCTTATATACCGTCTCTTTTTTCCCTGGTGGCCGCATTCGGAATAATTGCAATTTGTTATCGAAAGAACCTGATCATTGAAAAAATAGAGACCATGGATGAGAATGACATGGACTGGCCTCAATTTAATCGCTGGCAGACTGGAAAAGGGATTCTGGCTGTGGTGGTGCTGGTGGGACTTTACCTGACTGATATCCCAAGGGATCTTTCCACACTGTCCGTGGCTGGGTCACTTCTGCTCAGCAGGACGATAAAAAGCAGGGAAATGATGACGCTGGTGGATTGGCATCTGATCACCTTGTTCTGCGCACTTTTTATCATCATTCACGGGATTTCCCTGGCCCATATCCCTGAACGAGTGCTCGAATTCCTATCCCAAAAAGGCTTTGAACTTACTCAACCTGTCTTTCTCACCGGCGTCTCTACGGTCCTGTCCAATTTTTTCAGCAATGTTCCGGCCGTGATGTTGATGATTCCATGTCTGAATAAGGCTATTCCTGAGCCCTGGTATATTCTGGCCGTTTCAAGCACCTTTGCCGGAAACCTTTTTCTTTTAGGCAGTATTGCGAACTTGATTGTGGTTGAGAAAGCCTCGGAGCATGGCGTGCTTATATCATTCAAGGCGCACGCCAGGATTGGTATCCCCGTGACCATTCTGTCTCTTCTGGTACTGATAGTATGGACATGGTTGTGA
- a CDS encoding cupin domain-containing protein, with product MEIWPGQDILRHLNLGLLMANLFENIPENLPAEHVADLIKAENIRIERIVSLGHTSPESGWYNQEENEWVVVLEGSGTILFENGIERVLNKGDYLNIPAHTKHKVTRTDPKNLTIWLAVFY from the coding sequence ATGGAAATTTGGCCGGGCCAAGATATTCTTCGACATTTAAATTTGGGACTTTTAATGGCTAACCTATTTGAAAATATCCCTGAAAACCTGCCTGCTGAACACGTTGCTGATTTGATTAAAGCGGAGAATATTCGGATCGAACGTATTGTTTCTTTGGGCCACACTTCACCTGAATCCGGATGGTATAACCAGGAAGAGAATGAATGGGTGGTTGTATTAGAAGGTTCAGGAACAATTCTATTCGAAAACGGGATTGAACGAGTTTTAAATAAAGGGGACTATCTCAATATTCCGGCTCACACAAAACATAAGGTCACTCGAACTGATCCAAAGAACTTAACAATTTGGTTGGCGGTTTTTTATTAA
- a CDS encoding HNH endonuclease produces the protein MPRSIKPKDQETYRGYFSAYRAGILNARLTEDLVKNALEHKIGQKVSPESRIAETTILSIEDKGIRISTPSRKPLITYEQILNADEIMRFYLPDEIPNADTRNGGRNNDFRQPVSGSQASHVNNSGYAPALAELVWRELCDAPSDNGAKNISSRIEQLVEVIEEVKDQAMNSDRQVPIRKIRIAAGYSVASRRNVTNKTVIDKFVRQLRPSIKSAQHFDSLLEDWLYNDSFELRNIMLSHSVTPDDETLIYKTFHKASNHDYLLSEEFGYSPDQVEYKEGKEKLQIHLTKERNRYLVKLAKERWARESQGDILCSICSFSFVEAYGDIGKDFIEAHHKIPISELNEETIIRVEDLEPLCSNCHRMIHRRRPWLTVDELRNIWHKNQLNTG, from the coding sequence GTGCCAAGATCAATCAAACCTAAAGATCAAGAAACGTATAGAGGCTACTTCTCAGCATATCGGGCGGGTATCTTGAATGCACGGCTGACAGAGGATTTGGTCAAAAACGCCTTAGAACATAAAATTGGGCAGAAAGTATCTCCTGAAAGTCGTATTGCCGAGACAACGATTCTAAGCATAGAGGATAAAGGAATACGAATAAGCACGCCAAGTAGAAAGCCTCTAATCACATATGAACAAATCCTTAATGCCGATGAAATTATGCGTTTTTATCTCCCGGACGAAATACCAAATGCTGATACCAGAAATGGTGGTCGCAATAACGATTTTAGGCAGCCAGTGTCTGGCAGCCAAGCCTCACATGTCAATAATTCTGGCTACGCACCGGCTTTGGCCGAACTGGTTTGGAGGGAACTCTGTGATGCACCTTCAGATAATGGAGCTAAAAATATAAGTTCAAGAATAGAACAACTGGTCGAAGTTATAGAAGAGGTAAAAGATCAAGCTATGAATAGTGATCGACAAGTGCCGATTCGAAAGATCAGGATAGCCGCTGGGTATTCGGTTGCCTCTCGAAGGAATGTCACAAATAAAACTGTGATCGATAAGTTTGTAAGACAGCTGAGGCCGAGTATAAAGAGTGCTCAACACTTCGATTCTCTTTTGGAAGACTGGCTTTACAATGATTCATTCGAGTTAAGAAATATCATGCTGTCTCATAGTGTGACACCTGATGATGAAACTCTTATATATAAAACATTCCACAAAGCTAGTAACCATGACTATCTGTTATCTGAAGAGTTTGGGTATTCACCTGATCAAGTGGAATATAAGGAAGGCAAAGAGAAGCTTCAAATCCATTTAACAAAAGAACGTAATAGATACTTAGTTAAACTTGCAAAGGAACGGTGGGCCAGAGAAAGCCAAGGGGACATTTTATGTTCAATCTGTTCCTTTTCATTTGTAGAGGCGTATGGTGATATCGGTAAGGACTTCATTGAAGCCCATCATAAGATACCTATATCTGAGTTGAATGAGGAGACCATAATCCGGGTAGAGGATCTTGAACCGCTCTGTTCCAATTGTCACAGGATGATTCATAGGCGTAGGCCATGGTTGACTGTAGATGAATTACGAAATATATGGCATAAAAATCAATTAAATACAGGATAA
- a CDS encoding STAS/SEC14 domain-containing protein, protein MDDATGHNPKTSKNRFIDMIKMIDIGLVDAIAYRIEGPITEKEMKMVLAIFRKKIKKNEKLIIYQEVVSIGGAEFGAMIEKFKFFLAFGLSHFSKIAVVTHQKWIHKLVDLEGKLFKRIEMRGFPKEEKDQAIEFLKRG, encoded by the coding sequence TTGGATGATGCAACAGGTCACAATCCCAAAACATCAAAAAACAGGTTTATCGACATGATAAAAATGATAGATATTGGCCTGGTTGATGCCATCGCTTATCGAATAGAAGGCCCGATCACAGAAAAAGAAATGAAAATGGTTCTTGCTATTTTCAGAAAAAAAATCAAGAAGAATGAAAAACTGATAATTTATCAGGAAGTGGTAAGTATCGGTGGAGCAGAGTTCGGTGCAATGATAGAAAAATTTAAGTTCTTTCTTGCATTTGGACTTTCCCATTTTAGCAAGATTGCCGTTGTTACACATCAAAAATGGATTCATAAACTTGTGGATTTGGAGGGTAAACTTTTTAAGCGCATAGAAATGAGAGGGTTTCCAAAGGAAGAAAAGGACCAAGCGATTGAGTTTTTGAAAAGGGGATAG
- a CDS encoding tyrosine-type recombinase/integrase, protein MSRTNTTNLTVEPIRKAKDIKAISRLLKSRPRDYLLWVMGINNGLRAKDLIRIRYSQVEGAKPGAVINIIETKTGKNNVLVINKAVHKALQAYMAEIEPAPGDFLFKSRKGNSHISSQSVGRMVRSWASAINLKGQYGAHTLRKTWGYFQRTQHGAGFEILCKRYNLLISSHYDALFGHRRPGGVRTADE, encoded by the coding sequence ATGTCCAGAACCAACACTACCAATTTGACCGTAGAACCCATCCGTAAAGCCAAAGACATCAAAGCCATATCCAGGCTCCTTAAATCCAGGCCCCGTGATTATCTGCTTTGGGTCATGGGAATTAACAACGGCCTGCGGGCAAAAGACCTGATCCGCATCAGATACAGTCAGGTGGAAGGTGCAAAGCCAGGGGCCGTAATCAACATCATCGAAACCAAAACCGGTAAAAACAATGTGCTGGTCATCAACAAGGCCGTGCACAAGGCGCTACAAGCATACATGGCAGAAATAGAGCCCGCACCTGGAGATTTTCTGTTCAAATCCCGGAAAGGCAACAGCCATATATCAAGCCAGAGCGTAGGCCGCATGGTCAGGTCCTGGGCATCCGCAATCAATCTCAAAGGGCAGTACGGGGCTCACACTTTGCGGAAGACCTGGGGCTATTTTCAACGTACCCAACATGGCGCAGGCTTCGAGATCCTGTGCAAGCGGTACAACCTACTCATCTCCAGCCATTACGATGCGTTATTTGGGCATAGAAGACCGGGAGGTGTGCGAACTGCTGATGAATGA
- a CDS encoding YheU family protein — protein sequence MSALIIPYDQLSPEALHGVVEEFVTRDGTDYGEVAIPLETKIALVLAQIRSGKAVIIFDQETESCTVLRSDDSLVKALDG from the coding sequence ATGTCGGCTTTAATTATCCCGTATGACCAATTGAGCCCCGAAGCTTTGCATGGTGTCGTTGAAGAATTTGTAACCAGGGATGGCACGGACTATGGAGAGGTGGCGATCCCCCTGGAAACAAAAATTGCACTGGTGTTGGCCCAGATTAGATCCGGCAAGGCCGTTATCATCTTTGACCAGGAAACTGAATCCTGCACTGTTTTGAGAAGTGATGATTCTTTGGTTAAGGCACTGGATGGGTGA
- a CDS encoding DUF6398 domain-containing protein, giving the protein MQEVFDKIVAITDEVAEKNLNDEYAQMIRYATAALCRKRPSPLLKGRVKTWACGITYAIGFVNFLFDRSQDPFMSAADLCAAFGVSKSTGGNKSKEVRDILKTFQRDPNWCLPSEMDNNPMAWLITVNGFMIDARNAPRQIQELAYKKGMIPYIPDDKA; this is encoded by the coding sequence ATGCAGGAAGTTTTTGATAAAATTGTGGCGATTACGGATGAGGTTGCAGAAAAAAATCTTAATGATGAGTATGCTCAGATGATTCGGTACGCCACCGCCGCCTTGTGTCGGAAGCGCCCGTCTCCCTTGTTGAAAGGGCGGGTGAAGACTTGGGCTTGTGGAATCACTTACGCTATCGGGTTTGTCAATTTTTTGTTTGACCGGAGTCAAGATCCCTTCATGAGTGCGGCGGACCTTTGTGCCGCCTTTGGGGTGAGTAAAAGTACTGGTGGAAACAAATCAAAGGAAGTCAGAGATATTTTGAAAACTTTTCAACGTGACCCCAACTGGTGTCTTCCGAGTGAAATGGATAATAATCCTATGGCGTGGCTAATTACGGTGAATGGTTTTATGATAGACGCCCGGAACGCTCCGAGACAAATTCAAGAATTGGCTTATAAAAAAGGCATGATTCCCTACATCCCGGATGATAAAGCATAA
- a CDS encoding SEC-C metal-binding domain-containing protein, with product MKKNKIGRNDPCLCGSGKKYKKCCHHQKFDFEISDNNVPPVKISEAILKISEPLRRNFPKRERISVIISMAILAWNMSLTSEDAREDMENKIVEMMPKEIDAIGLASIVEQIDILIQRKVEYYNNVKFLIKGHNLYFNDDDQVTLDISSVYFDGN from the coding sequence ATGAAAAAAAATAAGATCGGTAGAAATGATCCTTGTCTTTGTGGTAGCGGTAAAAAATATAAAAAATGTTGTCACCACCAGAAGTTCGATTTTGAGATATCTGATAACAATGTACCTCCTGTAAAAATTTCAGAAGCTATTTTAAAAATATCTGAGCCTTTGAGACGAAACTTCCCAAAACGTGAACGTATTTCTGTTATAATTTCCATGGCCATTCTTGCATGGAATATGTCCTTAACTTCAGAAGACGCCAGAGAAGATATGGAAAATAAAATAGTTGAAATGATGCCAAAGGAGATTGATGCAATAGGTTTAGCATCAATCGTTGAGCAGATCGACATATTAATTCAGAGAAAAGTTGAATATTACAATAACGTAAAATTTTTGATTAAAGGTCATAATTTATATTTTAATGATGACGACCAAGTAACTTTGGATATAAGTTCTGTTTATTTTGATGGCAATTAA